The DNA segment GTCAAAGAACAATATTTGGTAATGTCATCATCTGGTATAACCTACCGGAAATGTAGACCATAGGTCTACTGCGTCTGTGTTTCTAGAAGTGATTGGGAAGAGTGAGAATGCCACCATAAGTTGACCGCTCCTTAACTGCAACAGCAAGGAATCACAAGAAAGAGGTGATCTGACCCAAGAACAAGCCAGTTTTGAAAGTCAGAAATACCGCACGATTGGAAGAGCCAACAACTTTCTCTTCTCTCAAACAGTTTAAATAGGGATTTTGCCTCATGCCCAAGGCTattatttcaaatgaatattAACAGAGAATGACAAAGATGTAGGTAGTTCAAGAAACCAAATACAGTAAATTAAATAGACTTAAGAACTTTGGCTAGGAAAAAAACACTGTATATGGTTCCTAGCAACTAGAAGTACTAGACCAGATGTCTGCTGTTTTTTGAAGGAACTCTATTGCTAAAACGTCCAAGAATCTGCAAAACCATACGCCCTTTGAGTTTTTGCCTTTGTGcctctttgttacagcagcttaaCCTGACCTTAACACAAAATAGCACTTGAATCCTGGTCTCTCTCGTTTCTAGAGCACTTCCTTTTGACCATGATGAGTTCTTTAGACTTCAGTTTAAGTGCCACAAGGTCGGAGACTTTGTTTGTCCCCTGCCAGACTCTTGAAAGAGTATAAATAGTAACCAACCCATAGTAAAATGTaacagatgttcaataaatacctGTTGGAAGGATAAAGTAATAAACAAATGAACCAAGAGTGAAATGTAGGAACTGTCTAAGATTGGGACTGTGCAGGAAAGTTCAGGACAGATGGGGGCTGAATCTGGACACTCAGATGTCGCAATGCTGTGGTCACTGAATAAAAACTGGCCTCCTGCTGATGAGGGCCCCCAAAGCGCCCTTCATGTCACAGTTGCCTAGGctgtagatgaaggggttcagcatgggaGTGACCACAGTGTACATCACTGCAGCAGTCGTGTCCTTCTGGGCTGCGTGGGAGGACATGGGGCTGAAATAAACCCCAATGATGGTGCCGTAGAACAGGGACACCACAGAGAGATGAGAGCCACAGGTAGAGAAAGCCTTCCGCTTGCCTCTCGTGGACGGTATCCTCAACACTGCAGCAAAGATGCACGTGTAGGAGACCAAGATGCCCACAAAGGGGGTGATGATAGGCAGGGCGCCCACAGTGTATACCATTGCATTGTTGAGAAAGGTGTCAGAGCAGGCGAGCTTCAGCAGAGGGCTCAGGTCACAGAAGAAATGGGGGATCTGGTTGTGGGTGCAGAATGAGAGACGGGTCAGTAATACTGTGTGGGTCAGGGCATTCCcgaaggctgcagtccaggacGCTGCCACCAGGAGGCTACAGAGCTGTGGTGTCACAGACAGGGCATAGTGTAGAGGGTGGCAGATGGCctcatagcggtcataggccatggcgCTCAGCAGGAAGCTGTCGATGCCGGCGAACCAGATGAAGAAGAACATCTGGGCCAGGCAGCCAGCATAAGGAATCCCTTTGTGTCCTGCCACGTGGTTGGCCAGCATCTtggggatggtggtggaggtgaagCAAATGTCCATGAAGGCCAGGTTggccaggaagaagtacatgggagtGTGGAGCCGGACGTCAGTGGCGATGGCCAGGATAATGGACAGGTTACCCAGCTGCATGACGAGGTACATGCTCAGGAAGAGTATGAACAGCAGCTGCTGTTGCTTGGGGTCCTCCGAGAGGCCCAGGAGCAGGAACTCAGAGACCAGGGTGAGATTTGCCCCAATTTCAGCCATCCTGAATCAATCAGAAAGGAAACGGAGGAGCTGTCCAGGGTCCTGGTCAAGGCAGCCCCTCCTCTGCACCGTGGATCTCATCCCCTCTCCTTAGTTCAGCCGTTCATCAATTCTTCCCACTCTTTCTGCAGCTGAATCCTCCCACCCATTTGCTGGATCATTTCCGTCAGTAAACACATAAACACACCATTCATTCTTCACAGCCCACCAGTAGGGTGTCACTAGCAGCTTGGTGGATAGCTCCTAAGCACACTGACCATCTCTCACCTCTACCACCTGTGTCTCTGTGCACCAAGGCTTTATCTGATCACTGGAGCAGGCTTAACCTGCACACGGTGTAACGAGGAAGTGCTGGCAGTTGACATCCCAAGAACGACTTTTGGCTAGTGAGGGACTGGGCTTGTTGGGTGAATGTCCCAGCTTCATCCCTTCTGTGTGAGGGAGCTCTGGGGTGTGTTCTCACATGGATCCCTACTCATCCACACCTTCTTTCCCCAAACACTCACCAAGTCTTCTGGgattattttccaaataaatatttgcacTCAAGTTCTTGACTCAGAATCTGCTTTGGGGAGAACTCAAATTAagatggctcagtggaaaagaatccatctaccaatggagaagctgcaggagaggcaggttcaatccctgggtcgggaagatcccctggaggaggaaatggccacccattccagtattcttactgggataatcccatgggcagaagagcctggcagactccagtccatgtggtcacaaaaagtcagacacaacttagtgactaaacagcaacaacaattgcAAGCAGTGTGTTGTGTGCCTATAAAATGCTCTGTGCTATGCAAGATGTACCAATttatcattatcttcattttttatatttattagtatttatttattttatcagagtataattgctttacaacattgtatgaGTTTCGGCTGTACAAAGAAGTGACTCTgctatgcgtgtgtgctaagtcacttcaattgtgtctgactctttgcgacgctatggactgtggcctaccaggctcctctgtctatgggattctccaggtaagaatactggagtgtcaagagggaggggacatatgtatacctatggttgattcatgttgatgtttggcagaaaccaacacaattctgtaaagcaattatctttcaattaaaaagataaataaccataaaaaaaaaatactggagtgggttgccatgccttcctccacaggatcttcccaacctggggatcgaaccggtttctcttacatctcctgcattgacaggtatattctttaccactagcgccacctggggatcagctatatgtatacatatacaccccgTCCccggcctccctcccactccccaccccccaccccaggccacctTCTCTAGGTCCTTACAGAGAGCTAAgccgagctccctgtgtcacacagcagcttcccactagctagctattttcaCATggctgtgtatatatgtcaatcctactcTCACAATTTGTCCCATCTTCTCCTTCCCCTCTTGTGTCCACAGATCTCTTCTCTACATCTgcacctctattcctgccctggaactaagttcacctgtaccatttttctagattccacatacatgcggCAATAtccaacatttgtttttctctatctggcttgcttcactctgtatgacagactctagatccatccacatctACAAATGACCCACTTTCATTCCTCTTCAGTCTGAGTAAACATTATCTTTGAATTTTGAGGCTGGTCTTGGTTTCAAATAGTTAAGGTTTACTTCGGTTGCTTGTGCCCTGTAGTTTTTGTCTAACTTGTAGGTGCAATGTTCTGATGATTATAAAATCAAAAGCTTACAAGAAAGTATGAAAAGAAAGCATGCAGAATGAAGAGGCAAAAAAGCTTGGGTAATGTTCTTATTAAATGTCGCAAACAGTACTCTGCTGTATTTGTGGATGGACAGAGAAGAAATGATATTCCCAGTGAATAGCAGCCTTAGAACATCTGATACTTGCAGAAGTCTGGGCAACCTGGAACAGTTTTATGACTGTGTAAGACTCACTAGAACCTGtgacatttaatttatatttttagaatgaaaaacaattttttaaaaataaaaatatgggtaATTGGCACTTGGAGGTCCGCTGGTTAGGACaccatgcttcttttttttttgttgaggatttaaaagcacatttcattatatttttaatggaataaatTGGCATGAAAAGGTAGGAAAACCAATTACATTTatggtttgaaagtgaaagtgaagtcgctcagtagtgcccaactctttgcgaccccatggatagtagcctgcaccaagctcctccatccatgggattttcaaggcaagagtactggagtgggttgccatttccttcttcatggtTAGGACACCACGCTTCTAATGCAAGGGGAATGGGCTCAATCCCTAAgtcatatctgctgctgctgctaagtcacttcagtcgtgctcgactctgtgcgaccccatagacagcagcccaccaggctcccagtccctgggattctccaggcaagaacactggagtgggttgccatttccttcttcatggtTAGGACACCACGCTTCTAATGCAAGGGGAATGGGCTCAATCCCTAAgtcatatctgctgctgctgctaagtcacttcagtcgtgctcgactctgtgcgaccccatagacagcagcccaccaggctcccagtccctgggattctccaggcaagaacactggagtgggttgccatttccttctccaatgcatgaaagtgaaaagtgaaagtgaagtcgctcagtcttgtccgaccctcagcgatcccatggactgcagcccacaaggctcctccgtccatgggattttccaggcaagaatgctgaagtggggtgccattgccttctccagaggcatatctgaggttattgatatttctcccagccatcttgattccagcttgtgcttcatccattctggcatttcacatgatgtactctgcatgtaagttaaataagcagggtgacaatatacagccttgacatactccttttcctatttggaacccatctgttgttccatgtccagttccaactgttgcttcttgacctgcatacagatttctcaggaggcaggtcaggtggtctggtattcccatatctttaagaattttccacagtttgttgtgatccacacagtcaaaggctttggcatactcaataaagcagaaggtgatgtttttctggaactctcttgctttttcgatgatccagcggacgttggcaatttgatctctggttcctttgccttttctaaaccagcttgaacatctggaacttcatggttcatgtactgttgaagcctggcttggagaattttgaccattactttgctaacgtgtgagatgagtacaattatgtggtagtttgaacattctttggcgttgcctttctttgggattggaaactTGAAGGCAAGACCCAATTTACTTTTGTTCAAGCTCCTTCTTCCTGATTAAGGGAAATATTATATGGGCCAGAAGTAGAAAACAGAGCTATAAGAATATCCCGGGGAAAAGAATGTtctaagcagagggaacagcaagtgcaaaggccctgaggaagGAGCATCTCTGGTTTATTCAAGGACCATCAAAGAAACCAGAATGAGCAcaggagatgaggtcagaaaTGAGAAGTGAGGGACAGACCTGAAGGTGATTACCACTAGGTCTGTTGCAGCTTTTGaaattcttgcttttcttttaatgtcaATAGCATTGTTGAAGGTGCTGAGTTCTCTCTTAATTTCTACTAAACtaacataattaaaattaaaagcaaagtcCTACCTCTCATAACCCTGTCTGAGAATTTTATGTATTCAATGCCTCTTGGTGCAATTAAGTCCTAGGAGtggtttgtgctgtgcttagtggctcagttgtgtccaactctttgcaaccccatggaccccaggctcctctgtccatggggattctccaggcaagaatactgggtgagttgccatgcccttctccaggggatcttcccaacccaaggattgaacccaggtcttttgcattgctggtggattctttacagtctaagccactagggaagcctaagaatgGTTTAGttgtcttatttatttaatcaccTTAATTTCATTAAGATTTGTTCCATAGAGCTTCATGGATATACTCGGATCAACTTCTAGGATTCAATAGATTAAATTTACTCTTGTCATTAAACAATGATTTCATTTTCCTAAGATTTAGTAGTAGACCCCCTAAGAGCTTTCCCCTACCACATACCTGGgattgatatttattttgttggtttTCAAATGGTATATCACACTTCTTCATTTCTATAATTACCTTGCGTTTCTGTTTCATCACTTACTTTTTTGTGTTCAATACTTTTTAATTGtttctgaaaagtaaaatttttacatttacatttaacattttacattttaggctgaggtggcacagtggtgaagaatctgcctgccaatgcaggagatgcaagagatgcagaaagcaaagaagaactaaagagcctcttgatgaaagaggagagtgaaaagttggcttaaaactcagtgttcagaaaactaagatcatggcatccagtcccatcacttcatggcaaatagatggggaaacaatggaaacagtgacttcatttttggggggctccaaaatcactgcagatggtgactgcagccatgaaattaaaagatgcttgctccttggaagaaaagctatgactaatatgctagacagcatattaaaaagcagagacattactttgccaacaaaggtctgtcaagtcaaagctatggtttattctagtagtcatgtatggatatgagagttgggctataaagaaagctgagcaccaaagaattgatgcttttgagctgtggtgttgagaagactcttgagagtcccttggactgcaaggagatccaaccagtcaatcctaaaggaaatcagtcctgaatattcataaggactgatgctgaagctgaaactccagtactttagccacctcatgcgaagagctgactcattggaaaagaccctgatgctgggaaagagtgaaggtgggaggagaagtagatgacagaggatgagatggttggatggcatcactgactcgatggacctgagtctgagcaggttccgggagttggtgatggacggggaagcatgacatgctgcagtcctcggggtcgcaaagagtcggaaacgactgagcaactgaactgactgacttcacatcacacttttttccccacaaaGTTTGGAGTAAAATTCCAAATCCTGGTGAAACTGCCAAGGAAAACAATATGCAGTttcctcaaatattaaaaatagaactagcatatgatccagcaatcccacttgtaGTTATGCATCCAAAAGAAATCAGAATGGGACATCAAAGAGATACCTGTATTCTCATGTTTAGTGCAGCATTGTTTAAAATAGTTGAGATATGAAAACAGTGGACGGATGGATA comes from the Bubalus kerabau isolate K-KA32 ecotype Philippines breed swamp buffalo chromosome 1, PCC_UOA_SB_1v2, whole genome shotgun sequence genome and includes:
- the LOC129624341 gene encoding olfactory receptor 1361-like, with protein sequence MAEIGANLTLVSEFLLLGLSEDPKQQQLLFILFLSMYLVMQLGNLSIILAIATDVRLHTPMYFFLANLAFMDICFTSTTIPKMLANHVAGHKGIPYAGCLAQMFFFIWFAGIDSFLLSAMAYDRYEAICHPLHYALSVTPQLCSLLVAASWTAAFGNALTHTVLLTRLSFCTHNQIPHFFCDLSPLLKLACSDTFLNNAMVYTVGALPIITPFVGILVSYTCIFAAVLRIPSTRGKRKAFSTCGSHLSVVSLFYGTIIGVYFSPMSSHAAQKDTTAAVMYTVVTPMLNPFIYSLGNCDMKGALGALISRRPVFIQ